The following proteins are co-located in the Deinococcus metallilatus genome:
- the cbiB gene encoding adenosylcobinamide-phosphate synthase CbiB translates to MFLKGRRRALLLALALDALGEPPARLHPVVWMGTYLKGARRRWQATTPGTQQREGGVTWALGAALSAGAGLLAGQLPGGWVTRGVLLKPLLARRALVAAVGEVHAALAADDLPEARRLLAWHLVSRETGELGAEEVAGAAIESLAENLSDSVVAPLLCFRWGGLPLTALYRYANTADALWGYRTPELEHPGKVAAHADDLLNLAPARLTALCAVLAALPAGLDPIGAWRIWRRDARFTPSPNAGQPMSAFAGALGVRLDKRGVYVLNAGGRLPAAADLARALRLARWTLALATLALLLPARRRRRG, encoded by the coding sequence GTGTTCCTGAAGGGGAGGCGGCGGGCGCTGCTGCTCGCCCTCGCGCTGGACGCCCTGGGCGAGCCGCCCGCGCGCCTGCACCCGGTCGTCTGGATGGGGACTTACCTGAAAGGGGCCAGGCGTCGCTGGCAGGCCACCACACCGGGCACCCAGCAGCGGGAGGGGGGCGTGACCTGGGCGCTGGGTGCGGCGCTTTCGGCGGGCGCGGGTCTGCTGGCGGGACAGTTGCCGGGCGGCTGGGTGACACGCGGAGTGCTGCTCAAGCCTCTGCTGGCCCGGCGCGCGCTGGTGGCGGCGGTGGGGGAGGTCCACGCGGCCCTCGCGGCAGACGACCTGCCGGAAGCGCGGCGGCTCCTGGCCTGGCATCTCGTCAGCCGGGAGACGGGGGAACTGGGCGCGGAGGAGGTGGCGGGCGCGGCCATCGAGAGCCTGGCGGAGAACCTGTCCGACAGCGTGGTCGCGCCGCTGCTGTGCTTCCGTTGGGGCGGTCTGCCCCTCACCGCCCTCTACCGTTACGCGAACACCGCCGACGCGCTGTGGGGCTACCGCACGCCGGAACTGGAACACCCGGGCAAGGTGGCTGCCCACGCCGACGACCTGCTGAACCTCGCGCCCGCCCGGCTCACGGCACTGTGTGCGGTGCTGGCGGCCCTTCCCGCCGGGCTGGACCCCATCGGCGCGTGGCGCATCTGGCGGCGGGACGCGCGCTTCACCCCCAGCCCCAACGCCGGACAGCCCATGAGCGCGTTCGCGGGCGCCCTCGGCGTCCGGCTGGACAAGCGGGGCGTGTATGTCCTGAATGCGGGGGGCCGCCTGCCCGCTGCGGCGGACCTGGCCCGCGCGCTCCGGCTCGCCCGCTGGACGCTCGCCCTCGCCACCCTGGCCCTGCTGCTGCCCGCTCGCCGGAGACGCCGTGGCTGA
- a CDS encoding cobyrinate a,c-diamide synthase, producing the protein MKRLVLAAPHSGSGKTTVAALLCLALRHRGLKVAPFKLGPDYLDPTHLTRAAGRPARNLDSFLLPPERLRHLFARAAAAADLSVLEGVMGLYDGRDPASDAHSTADLARLLAAPVVLVIDAGGSARTVAAVAHGLRSFGPDLKVVGVILNRVAGERHAALCEVALAQIGLPLLGFVPDDPALHLPARHLGLLSAERASWDEAQALRAAGTLKLDALLELADAPPLPLPTPPVPSPGHRARLAYALDEAFHFYYPDALDELRDAGAELVPFSPLRDAGLPPGVGGVLLGGGYPEAHAAELSANTSMRLALRAFAATGRPVIGECGGLMYLAETLEDADGNCFEMCGVLPYRTRMAPRLTLGYREATALTASPLAPAGTVLRGHEFHHSVLTHAPTHPAYTWMDGTGQRVEEGYARGNVLASYLHLHYGAEPEQAARLVAACS; encoded by the coding sequence GGCTGAAGGTGGCCCCCTTCAAGCTGGGACCAGACTACCTGGACCCCACGCACCTGACGCGGGCGGCGGGGCGACCGGCCCGCAATCTGGACTCGTTCCTGCTGCCCCCGGAACGCCTGCGTCACCTCTTCGCGCGGGCGGCCGCGGCCGCCGACCTCAGCGTGCTGGAGGGCGTGATGGGCCTGTACGACGGGCGGGACCCCGCCAGCGACGCGCACTCGACCGCCGACCTCGCCCGGCTGCTGGCCGCCCCGGTGGTGCTGGTGATCGACGCGGGAGGCAGCGCCCGGACCGTGGCGGCGGTCGCGCACGGCCTGCGTTCTTTCGGTCCTGACCTGAAGGTGGTGGGCGTGATTCTCAACCGGGTGGCGGGCGAGCGGCACGCCGCTCTCTGCGAGGTGGCCCTCGCGCAGATCGGGCTGCCGCTGCTGGGGTTCGTCCCGGACGACCCGGCCCTGCACCTGCCCGCCCGGCACCTGGGCCTGCTGAGCGCCGAGCGGGCGTCCTGGGACGAGGCGCAGGCTCTCCGGGCCGCCGGGACGCTGAAGCTGGACGCCCTGCTGGAGCTGGCGGACGCGCCCCCCCTGCCCCTTCCCACGCCGCCCGTCCCTTCCCCGGGCCACCGTGCCCGCCTCGCCTACGCGCTCGACGAGGCGTTTCACTTCTACTACCCGGACGCCCTGGACGAGCTGCGGGACGCCGGGGCGGAACTGGTGCCCTTCAGCCCCCTGAGGGACGCGGGGTTGCCGCCTGGCGTGGGCGGCGTGCTGCTGGGTGGCGGCTACCCCGAGGCCCACGCGGCGGAGCTGAGCGCCAATACGTCCATGCGCCTGGCCCTGCGGGCGTTCGCGGCGACCGGCCGCCCGGTGATCGGGGAGTGCGGCGGCCTGATGTACCTGGCGGAGACGCTGGAGGACGCGGACGGGAACTGCTTCGAGATGTGCGGCGTCCTGCCCTACCGCACCCGCATGGCCCCGCGCCTCACGCTGGGTTACCGCGAGGCGACCGCGCTGACCGCCTCGCCGCTGGCCCCGGCGGGCACGGTCCTGCGCGGGCACGAGTTTCACCACAGCGTCCTCACCCACGCGCCCACGCATCCCGCTTACACCTGGATGGACGGAACCGGGCAGCGGGTGGAGGAGGGCTACGCGCGGGGGAATGTCCTGGCCAGCTACCTGCACCTACATTACGGGGCGGAGCCGGAACAGGCGGCGCGGCTGGTGGCGGCGTGTTCCTGA